Proteins from a genomic interval of Chryseobacterium indologenes:
- a CDS encoding DUF3078 domain-containing protein, with protein MKRFLLILSFFVGIYASAQEELKKDSVVVDTIKYWSVLGKNTLMINQAAFSNWVGGGANNVGWLAGVNYNLTYEKDKDLWENIIILGYGQNDTKGLGVRKTQDMINLSTNYGRKFSKSWYFSSGAGLQSQFAPGYEDGNNPAAKKISNFMAPGYLNVGVGITYRPNDDLTVTLRPVNARWTFVLDKDLQLAGTYGLKSDGDTSLLQFGFLGTAIYKMKIMEDIYLTNTASVFSNYLDHPDRLVLAYGAILNLKVNKYISSNVTLDLLYDHNQIAKTQLKQTLGIGFAYTLDNGVKRSDRKDSQWWLNKK; from the coding sequence ATGAAGCGATTTTTATTGATTCTTTCCTTTTTTGTAGGGATTTACGCGAGTGCACAAGAGGAATTAAAGAAAGATTCGGTAGTGGTAGATACCATCAAATACTGGTCGGTTTTAGGAAAAAATACCTTAATGATTAACCAGGCTGCCTTTTCAAACTGGGTAGGAGGGGGAGCCAACAATGTGGGGTGGCTTGCCGGAGTAAATTATAATCTGACCTATGAAAAAGATAAAGACCTTTGGGAGAATATCATCATCCTTGGATATGGGCAAAATGATACTAAAGGGCTCGGGGTCCGAAAAACTCAGGATATGATTAATCTTTCAACCAATTATGGGCGAAAGTTTTCCAAGAGCTGGTATTTTTCTTCTGGCGCCGGTTTACAGTCACAATTTGCGCCAGGATATGAAGACGGGAATAATCCTGCAGCAAAGAAAATTTCAAATTTCATGGCTCCCGGATATTTGAACGTCGGTGTGGGTATCACGTATAGGCCTAATGATGATTTAACTGTTACTTTACGTCCTGTCAACGCCAGATGGACTTTTGTACTGGATAAAGACCTTCAGCTGGCCGGAACTTATGGTTTAAAAAGTGATGGAGATACTTCTTTACTACAGTTCGGTTTTCTGGGAACTGCAATATATAAGATGAAAATTATGGAAGATATTTATCTGACCAATACAGCTTCTGTTTTCTCTAACTATCTTGATCATCCCGATCGATTGGTATTGGCCTACGGAGCGATTTTAAATTTAAAAGTCAATAAATATATCTCATCCAATGTAACCCTGGATTTACTATATGATCATAATCAGATAGCAAAAACTCAGCTTAAGCAGACATTGGGAATAGGATTTGCCTACACCTTGGATAACGGGGTAAAGCGCTCAGACCGTAAAGACAGCCAGTGGTGGCTTAATAAAAAATAG
- a CDS encoding DUF3078 domain-containing protein: protein MKKLLLVASISFGAMATAQETKTDAPVADTVKAWSIQGQNTLMLNQAAFSNWVGGGANNVGWLAGVNYNLTYEKGKDLWENIIILGYGQNNTQGTGVRKTQDVINLSTNYGREFAKHWYISAGASLQTQFAPGYEDGNNPDAKKISNFFAPGFLNLGAGVTYRPNDNLTVTLRPANARWTFVLDKDLQRAGIYGLKNDGDSSLFQFGFLGTAMYKIKIMENINLTNTASVFSNYLDHPDRLVLAYGAILNMKINKYISSNITLDLLYDHNQIRKTQLKQTLGVGFAYNIDNGKKRSDNKDNQGWLKK, encoded by the coding sequence ATGAAAAAACTTTTATTGGTCGCTTCCATTTCTTTTGGGGCTATGGCAACCGCGCAAGAAACAAAAACTGACGCACCTGTTGCAGATACCGTTAAAGCCTGGTCTATCCAGGGACAAAATACACTAATGCTTAATCAGGCTGCCTTCTCGAACTGGGTAGGAGGGGGAGCCAATAACGTAGGCTGGCTTGCCGGTGTCAATTACAATCTTACCTATGAAAAAGGGAAAGATCTTTGGGAAAATATTATTATTCTTGGCTATGGACAGAATAATACCCAAGGTACAGGAGTAAGAAAAACCCAGGATGTGATCAACCTTTCTACAAACTATGGTAGAGAATTTGCCAAGCATTGGTATATATCAGCGGGTGCAAGTCTTCAGACTCAGTTTGCTCCGGGTTACGAGGATGGAAACAATCCGGATGCTAAAAAGATCTCAAATTTCTTTGCTCCCGGATTTCTGAATCTGGGTGCCGGTGTAACGTACAGACCAAATGATAATCTTACCGTAACTTTACGTCCGGCTAACGCAAGATGGACTTTCGTACTGGATAAAGATCTGCAGAGAGCAGGAATTTACGGACTTAAAAATGATGGTGATTCTTCTCTATTCCAGTTCGGTTTCCTGGGAACGGCAATGTATAAGATTAAAATTATGGAAAATATTAATCTTACCAATACTGCCTCTGTATTTTCAAACTACCTGGATCACCCGGACAGATTGGTTCTTGCATATGGTGCTATCTTAAATATGAAGATCAACAAGTATATCTCTTCCAATATCACCTTAGATCTTTTATATGATCATAATCAAATCCGGAAAACCCAGCTTAAACAGACTTTAGGGGTAGGGTTTGCCTATAATATAGACAACGGAAAGAAACGGTCTGATAATAAAGACAATCAGGGCTGGTTAAAGAAATAA